The Nomia melanderi isolate GNS246 chromosome 3, iyNomMela1, whole genome shotgun sequence genomic interval aaactacgtgttcgtttatataaatcgcgaaaattttaACTTCAAAACTAGAACATTCCAATGCGTGTTTgcataatgaataaaaatcgaCTTGAACTGTCACTGAATAATGTTTACACGTTAAGTGCCACAGTCACCGAtaactgacgcttctgaattacttgaaaacaatcgtaatatGTAAGATGAtcgatttattaaaatgtttaatgacgtaactaagttgataatagttcaatgcaaagattgtaacgccaaaCAGTGAATAATtgagtattgcaatgcgtattcgcataattgcacgaatgaaagtcaatttaaactattactgaataatgtttaaaacattcaatatccgtcaaattgacgggtttcgTACATCTAGTGTtagaataaatttccttattattcaATGTTCCACGAAACAACAAGAATTcgttaataatacaatacattcTCTAATATTTACTCGATTATTCATTTGAAGAGAAGTATCACAAATTAATGTAAATCACTGCGTCACTTTTCTCGACTGTTCGTCTAGTGGAGTGATTTGGCTAATGAATGGCTCGTGTTTCACTTTGCTCGTAGTCGTCCCGATTTCCCATTCAAACGAGCGCGTTTCGTCTGTCCCCTCTCCCGAAAAAGCGAGACAAGAAGCTCGAAGATCCTAGACGATCCTAGAGGATTCTAGCCGTTTCGGGATCGTATCTACATCTGTGTTTATCCCGGTACATTTATTCCTCTCGGTCCCCGGGGACGCGCGAAATATCATGCAGATTCCAGAATAAGCACGATTTCTTTTCCCCGACGAGCATGGCCATTTTTGCTGTTCCTTTGATTCCGTTTCCCCAGACTTTTCATTTCATTACATCCGGCGCATTTATCCTCCTTCAGCGACGGTTCAAAGGCGATGCGAATCCGCGGGGAAAAAGGGAGGACTCCTCCTCTTCCCTCTAGCCAGCTCCTTTCGCGACTGTACTTCCCGCTCCACCTCGGCTACTGCCTGCTCGCTGGTTCGACCCCTTCCGCTCGGCGAATTCTTTACACTTGCAAAAGTTCCGCTTAACAATCCCGCGAAGTTCGCGGGCAAGAGAAGTTTTCCTTCTACGCGGATATCCTCTCTGTCTGGCAATTACTTCCCCCACGCCGAAGAAGAAGAACCGCCGCGTCGTCGCCGTGATCCCTTTAATATCAGCGCGCCCTTAATCAATCGTACGAACCCGATTCGCCGTGCTTCAGGCATGCTACACAGTATAAGGACCTATGCACGCGAGAGACACGATCCCGCTGCGATTGTTTTggtaacagagaaacaaagttttTCTATCTCATAAAAAGAGGATAATAGAACGTTACGTCTTTGTTCTAAAATCGCACAGCGGGATGGCTGTATCGCGTCGGTCGTGTGCATAGACACTAATCGCTTAGTTCGATGTACTATTCTTCAGTTGTTTACAATTAGAAGCAGTCAGTCTCGTAGACAAAAGGCTAACGACTCGTTacggggaaaaagaaagaaacaacgtCGCGGTCCTGTCTCGTATTCGCTTATCTTGTTGCTAACGGTATGTTTATAAGAAAACTGCGACATCATTCGCCATCGTGCAAACTTTTACGAGGACGAATAATCGACGACCGATTCCGAAGAAGAATTGGAACGTTCCGCGTTATTCGAACCGTTAAACAATCACCGAACGCAGCGGTACGCGTTGCTCGAGCGCAAACCCTTCGATCGCGAAGCAGAAGCGCGTGTTTCAACGGTTCGTTTTCATGGCTCTGCGATCGAGTGTCTCAGCTCCGTTATAAACGTACCCCAACGGGTCTCAGACGGAGCAGTAGCGTATCTTCGATTCTTCGTATCTCGTATTCCCGAGCTCGCTTTCGTCGACGGGGCAGTAGAGATGCGGGTCGTTATTGCGTTCGTTCGCGGCattctttttcattcattttcgcTCTTCTTCGGTATTTTCCGCTCTTTTTCGCTCGGCTTCTTTTGACGCTGCCCGTTGCCCGCGCCCATCCGAGCTCCGGCCAAAGACACCGAGGAAAAACAGGCGAGCGTCATCGTCAAACTTCTCGACGATCCGGTTTCTCCGGGCCAAAGAAAGCCGGATTACGGGACCGGCTTTTATTCTCCGGCTGTTTTACACGCTTACGTACTTTCGGTGATGAATTTTTTCGCCCGGACTCCCTTTCAACCGATGAATGGGCTCCGTCGCGGACAAATTGCTCCATCGCGTATGAAAATGAACGGGCTGAAAGTGGCTGGAACTAGAGCCCGGCTCGTTTGTTTCTTCCGTTCCCATCGATCCTCCTCTGGTTCGCGTCGATCCTCGTCTTTCTCCCTCGATCCTTCTACCTTCGACTCTTTGGAACCAAAGTCACCCTCGTTCGCCGTGGAAcagaagagagaaggagaaattCGGGATCGCGAGATCCACCGAGATCCGTCGTTTCGTAACTGACACGATCGCCCCATATCTTTCTGTCAAGATGCTCATAGGCGTCGCCGTTCCGATACAAATCCCCGGCAGAACGTTGGTCTACGGCCAGAACGTGCAGTTCCAATTCTCCCTGCCAGACAACGCGACCTTCTTCACCAATTTCTTCGAGAACTCGTCGCGTCGACGCAGAAACGTCAACCGGAACGAGAGGACAGCTGTCTACGACATCCTCGAGCGCGAACTAGACAGGTGAGAACTTTCTTCGAGCTGCCGCGGTTCGAACGACAAGTTTCGAAGCGGCGGGAGATCCGTCACGAACAGTATTAAGCGTATTAGCTGTGTTATCCGACCTAACGCTACGTAATAATCACTTAAACGGGCTAACGCTGTGTTTACGGATACTTATCGCGTAGTTTGTTCGGTTGTTTCTGGAAAAATCGATGCTCTTCGTtcggatcttggaaattagagattcaaAAATAAGCATTTATAATAGTTGTATCGATGAAACCCGATGCGAACGTTTGATTGATCTATTGAAGGGTTCTCGTAAACCTGAGGTCGAATCGAACGATAAGCGTACTGAATAGGCCGCTGTCACGttcgtaaattattttcagaagaAACATTGACGGAAGGAGTTGCCTTAAGAAGAATATTTGCGAGGCAGCCGCGACGCCGGTGAAAGACGACGGACTGCTCGGAGAACTGCTGCATTTGCTGCTCAGGCAAGATCAATTGATAATTCTCGTGGACCGAATAATTAACGACAACATCGGTTCTCCTCGACTGATCACGCGTTCAATTTACAGTCCTGACGAGGGGGGCGTTTCGAGCATGGACCGAGAGTACTTGGACGCGGCGGCAGCCGGGAGAAGATGCGAGAACTGTTCGACGATCTATCCCACGTGTCCCGATGGTCTAGGAATTTTAGATCGAATCTCCACCGtttattaattaagatataCCTCGGTCCGGTTCTAGATTCTACGCCCTCGTTCTACATTTTATTGcgtttttccttcattttctcCCCCGACCCATTTGCTCCCTTTATCCCGGCTCACGTCAGTCTTGCTTTGCGCGGGAATAAATCTTTTTCCATCTTACGTTTCGCGTTGTTACGACCCGCGTCAAGTCCCGTCTGAACGGGGAAACTATCCCGACGTTTCCCTCCGTTTATTCTAACTCGGCACATGATTTATCGGGACCCGTTTGATTTCTATTAGGAATATCTTCCGGGATGAAGGGAAATTGGGGATGGTAGGGCTTGGACGGCCGAGCAGCGAGAAGGATGCCGAGGATATACGCGGATATACATGGAACGCGTGATCGTGATTTAACAATTCCGCTTTCCAACGTGATCCACGGAAGACCTCGAATAAGAAACAAAAGCAAGACTCTTCATCAAACTCTCCAGATATAAACTATGTCTATTAGGAAtgatttctcgacgttccgctAGTATTGCAACTGGTAACGTCGGGAATCTCCGAACTCGCAGATACGTGTATCGGATGATGCCAGCTTTAGTCCCAGCGACACGACGGGAAATCGTTCCTAATGGACACGACTCGCACCCGGAAACTTCTAAGAAGGCTCGTAGCGTCCCTGGTTACGGAAGCCTCgaacaaatgaaaaaagtaCACTCGTTAAATGTCGGTTTTACAGTTGCTCCCGCCAGGGGCTCAGCCCGAGCCGGTTTAACGGTTCGACAAAGTCGCTCTAATCGAAGGTAACTAACTGCAAAGGCTCCAATTGCCGTGTGACAGTCCGGCCAGTCTCCCGCGAATTATTCCGTCGATTTTCCGCCGGCAATTCCGCGGGAACCGTCTCGTCGCGCTAGAACCGTAACTAAACGTATTAGCGAAGTTTAATGAACTAGCTTGTTCGATAAGTACGATCGTAACCGACTACCAGCCGGCCCTTTTGGAATCAGAGCCAGTGCCAGCGGGGATCATGTCTTTTCAGCTGTCGATGGTCAAACCTCGTTACGAGTTCTTCCTTGCACGGTAATCTTGTAACATTCGCCGGACGCGCGGGTCAGTGGCATCACGTTCCGCGGATCGATAGACAAATCACTTCCAGAATTCTGTACCGACTCGTCCGATACTTTGGACGCTGTAACGTCGATCGTAAAACAGCTCGAAGACGAACGCAGGGAACGGGAAgaggaaagggagagaaaggaagagagagagagagagagagaaagagagagggagagagatcgCTTCACGTTGCTGGCAGTTTAGTAGTTTACGGAGAGAGTCTCGGTATTCGAGCGAGAGGCACCGGCACGTTCCATATTTCAGACAAAGGAGCATCTGATGCTTTGGACCAGGGAAATTCAGCGTGTCTCGCGTTTTCGACAGATACTCCAGCTCTACGTCCCGGACAAATTGTAGTCGTTTAGCCAAATTCAGTTTCTCGCGACGACGGCAGAGAGGATAAGCGAGTATGCATTAATAAGTGTGGAAGGAACGGGCGACGGCGAGATACGC includes:
- the LOC116431965 gene encoding uncharacterized protein LOC116431965; this translates as MFVQMNVERTMILLLCFQMAWIRGSSSEQPREKRQLYPPPLVYPLGGTFKMLIGVAVPIQIPGRTLVYGQNVQFQFSLPDNATFFTNFFENSSRRRRNVNRNERTAVYDILERELDRRNIDGRSCLKKNICEAAATPVKDDGLLGELLHLLLSPDEGGVSSMDREYLDAAAAGRRCENCSTIYPTCPDGLGILDRISTVY